From a single Parambassis ranga chromosome 2, fParRan2.1, whole genome shotgun sequence genomic region:
- the ndrg1a gene encoding protein NDRG1a codes for MDDIQVVESKPLLVDREIPGLREAVQQLVIKEHDVETPHGRIHCTMKGAPKGDRPVILTFHDIGLNHKTCWDTLFNHEDMSEIMQHFAVCHVDAPGQHEGANTFSTGYEYPSMDQLSESLPLVLKHFGLKSVIGMGIGAGAYILTRFALDYPNMVEGLVLININPCAEGWMDWAAHKISGWTHAMPDMIITHLFGKEEIHHNHDLIATYRHHVLNDMNQFNLHLFVKSYESRRDLEVERPVPGSNARTLKCPSLLVVGDNSPAVEAVVECNTKLDPTKATLLKMADCGGMPQVDQPGKLTEAFKYFIQGMGYMPSASMTRLVRSRTASGSSVTSFDGNRSRSHTSEGNRSRSHTNEGSRSRSHTTDNQHGRSHTEGSTDGTANNSVDQAVPKSTEVSC; via the exons ATGGATGACATCCAAGTTGTTGAGTCCAAACCCCTGCTGGTCGACAGGGAAATACCG GGCCTGAGAGAGGCTGTACAGCAGCTTGTCATCAAG GAGCACGACGTGGAGACTCCTCATGGAAGAATCCATTGTACAATGAAGGGGGCACCCAAAGGGGACCGACCGGTCATCCTCACCTTCCATGACATTGGACTGAACC acaaAACCTGCTGGGACACGCTCTTCAACCACGAGGACATGTCAGAAATCATGCAGCACTTTGCTGTTTGTCATGTTGATGCCCCAGGACAACATGAGGGAGCTAACACCTTTTCCACCGG atATGAGTACCCCTCTATGGACCAGCTGTCTGAGAGTCTCCCCCTCGTGTTAAAGCACTTTGG CCTGAAGAGTGTCATTGGAATGGGCATCGGAGCAGGGGCCTACATTCTGACCAGATTTGCT CTCGACTACCCAAACATGGTAGAAGGTCTGGTTCTCATCAACATCAACCCCTGTGCTGAGGGCTGGATGGACTGGGCCGCACACAAG atCAGCGGCTGGACCCATGCcatgcctgacatgatcatcACCCACCTCTTTGGAAAG GAGGAGATCCACCACAACCATGACTTAATCGCAACATACCGCCACCACGTCTTAAATGACATGAACCAGTTCAACCTGCACCTCTTTGTCAAGTCGTATGAAAG TCGGCGGGATCTTGAAGTTGAGAGGCCGGTCCCTGGAAGCAACGCCAGAACCCTCAA GTGCCCTTCTCTGCTGGTGGTTGGCGACAACTCTCCTGCTGTGGAGGCTGTG GTTGAGTGCAACACTAAACTGGACCCAACAAAGGCGACTCTGCTTAAG atggCTGACTGCGGTGGCATGCCCCAGGTTGACCAG CCTGGAAAATTGACAGAAGCTTTCAAGTATTTCATCCAGGGCATGGGATACA TGCCCTCCGCCAGCATGACCCGCCTGGTCCGCTCCCGCACCGCCTCCGGCTCTAGCGTCACCTCCTTTGACGGCAACCGCTCCCGCTCTCACACCAGCGAGGGCAACCGTTCCCGCTCACATACCAACGAGGGCAGCCGCAGCCGCAGCCACACGACTGACAACCAGCACGGTCGCTCCCACACAGAGGGCTCCACGGACGGCACGGCCAACAACAGCGTGGACCAAGCTGTGCCCAAGTCCACAGAAGTGTCCTGCTAA
- the ccn4a gene encoding cellular communication network factor 4a has translation MCGSSSVMSWLLLWILTAAGIQQAFSLNSTAMPPATATTSPSADLFNRTQFCKWPCECPQVTPKCPPGVSLLMDGCDCCKTCARQVGEVCNEADTCDYHKGLYCDYSSDKPRYEKGVCAYMVGTGCEHDGVIYRNGQSFKPSCKYQCVCVNGAIGCVSLCTESQPPRVWCQSPRRVKVRGQCCEQWICDEPRRGRKTALRHAVEDLPEEPSSWHKNCITQTTSWSPCSKTCGRGLSLRISNANEQCEMVKESRLCNLRPCEVDITKHIKPGKKCLNIYREDQPSNLTISGCTSKKQYRPKYCGVCTDERCCIPYKSKTVDVEFECPNGSTFTWKMLWVQACFCNLSCKNPNDIFAELESYYGYPEVMN, from the exons ATGTGCGGTTCCTCCTCAGTGATGAGTTGGCTCTTGTTGTGGATTCTAACAGCAGCCGGGATTCAACAG gccTTCTCCCTGAATTCCACTGCCATGCCGCCTGCCACAGCCACCACATCGCCGTCTGCAGACCTCTTCAATCGCACGCAGTTCTGCAAGTGGCCGTGCGAGTGTCCGCAAGTCACCCCTAAGTGTCCGCCAGGTGTGAGCCTCCTCATGGATGGCTGCGACTGCTGCAAGACCTGCGCCCGGCAGGTGGGCGAGGTGTGCAACGAGGCGGACACCTGCGACTACCACAAGGGATTGTACTGTGACTACAGCTCGGACAAGCCTAGGTACGAAAAaggagtgtgtgcat ATATGGTGGGAACAGGCTGTGAGCACGATGGCGTGATCTACCGCAATGGGCAGAGCTTCAAGCCCAGCTGCAaataccagtgtgtgtgtgtgaacggggccatcGGTTGCGTGTCGCTGTGCACAGAGTCACAGCCTCCCCGAGTGTGGTGCCAAAGCCCACGGAGGGTCAAAGTTCGGGGACAGTGCTGCGAGCAGTGGATCTGCGATGAACCCAGGAGAGGGCGCAAGACAGCGCTGCGGCATGCAGTCGAAG ATTTACCAGAGGAGCCTAGTAGCTGGCATAAGAACTGCATTACCCAGACTACCTCGTGGAGCCCTTGTTCAAAGACCTGCGGTCGCGGCCTGTCCTTAAGGATCTCCAATGCAAACGAGCAATGTGAGATGGTCAAAGAGTCTCGCCTCTGCAACCTGCGTCCATGTGAGGTCGACATCACCAAACACATCAAG CCAGGAAAGAAATGTCTGAACATCTACAGGGAAGATCAGCCATCAAACCTCACCATCTCTGGCTGCACCAGCAAAAAGCAGTACAGGCCCAAATACTGCGGCGTCTGCACCGACGAGCGCTGCTGCATCCCCTACAAGTCGAAAACCGTGGATGTGGAGTTTGAGTGTCCTAACGGGTCCACATTCACCTGGAAGATGCTGTGGGTACAGGCCTGCTTCTGCAACCTCAGCTGCAAGAACCCCAACGACATCTTTGCAGAGCTGGAGAGTTACTATGGTTACCCAGAGGTCATGAACTAA